A portion of the Pseudorasbora parva isolate DD20220531a chromosome 1, ASM2467924v1, whole genome shotgun sequence genome contains these proteins:
- the cdh5 gene encoding cadherin-5 gives MMKLSAWRQVTEPGCWAGILVVLCTLSMGADVQQALKTPSMQSRVLQRHKREWKWDKLYVFEEMSPENLPEKIGKLENTRSSDNSRFVLSGEGANDIFTVDDNGDILVNAKLDREKKGDYRLSASIIDIGNKKPLDKNDSFVIIVLDINDNSPVFPPNLSGSINELSEAGSVVMTVNAADADDPTSPNGKIVYELKNGTDLFNITKDTGEIQLKTINLDREKQSQYLITVQCKDLPSSLSGNSATTIVTININDANDNVATFKKGIYQFDVREDSQPEFEIGKLEVEDKDEIQNKDPTFTIQHKYDEVFGIKRDQMKDGILSLKVPLDYETVKTYSFAVYVDELTVSKSPDNQGPNLLKKTQVSINVIDVDEPPVFNQTEYNFSIHEGPINNKLIGAVSAKDPDTIGHKIRYSIEDPNCPVHVDAVLGLLTLERELDREQESSYTFHVTAHEDNLNGLKSNAVVKLKVLDINDNAPELTNGSYVYVCESDTPGTIIGTIGAYDKDEHPGRFRFLLTKKSSNFSLLDNKDNTASIVLKHGGFSTEDSVEHVLEIEISDGEKKSSNFLPIKVCTCQSGRQMEYCMAYAQTGVSVSALLAILLCIVTILVIIILIVLRRRFQKEVLVTKSSGEIHEQLVRYDEEGGGEMDTNGYDVSILTSACHDSSFRPATGPSLYAMVKKPPACKGDMAVMIEVKKDEADHDRDGIPYDTLHIYGYEGSESLAGSLSSLGSSSSGSNLDYDYDFLNEWGPRFRTLAQLYGVEGSDTDSSY, from the exons ATGATGAAACTGTCTGCCTGGAGGCAGGTGACTGAGCCTGGATGCTGGGCAGGTATCCTGGTTGTTTTATGTACCCTCAGCATGGGAGCTGATGTCCAGCAAGCTCTGAAAACACCATCCATGCAGAGCAGAGTACTCCAAAGACATAAGAGAGAGTGGAAATGGGATAAACTTTATGTGTTTGAGGAAATGTCGCCTGAaaacctacctgaaaaaattgGAAAG CTGGAGAATACACGCTCCTCCGATAACTCAAGATTTGTTCTTTCAGGAGAAGGTGCTAATGACATTTTTACTGTAGATGACAATGGGGATATCTTGGTCAATGCAAAGCTGGACCGGGAGAAGAAAGGTGACTACAGGCTTTCAGCTTCAATAATCGACATTGGAAACAAAAAGCCTCTGGACAAAAATGATTCATTTGTAATCATCGTTCTGGATATAAATGACAATAGCCCTGTTTTTCCACCTAACCTCTCTggatctatcaacgagctctctGAAGCAG GATCTGTAGTAATGACAGTAAATGCAGCTGATGCTGATGATCCCACCTCTCCAAATGGAAAGATTGTGTATGAGTTGAAAAATGGGACAGACCTCTTCAATATTACCAAAGACACAG gtgaaATCCAATTAAAAACCATCAATCTTGACCGCGAGAAACAGAGTCAGTATCTAATTACTGTGCAATGCAAAGATTTACCATCAAGTTTGAGTGGGAATTCTGCTACTACCATTGTGACCATCAACATTAATGATGCAAATGACAACGTTGCCACCTTCAAGAAAG GAATTTACCAATTTGATGTGAGGGAAGACAGCCAACCCGAATTTGAAATTGGAAAATTAGAGGTGGAGGACAAAGACGAGATACAAAACAAAGATCCAACTTTTACTATACAACATAAATATGATGAAGTGTTTGGCATCAAACGAGATCAGATGAAAGATGGAATTCTTAGCCTCAAAGTG CCTCTTGACTATGAAACAGTAAAGACGTATAGTTTTGCCGTGTACGTGGACGAGCTCACAGTGTCTAAATCACCAGACAACCAAGGACCAAACCTGCTGAAGAAAACCCAAGTTTCCATCAATGTAATTGATGTCGACGAACCGCCTGTTTTCAACCAAACTGAGTACAACTTCAGCATCCACGAGGGTCCCATCAACAACAAGTTAATTGGAGCTGTTTCAGCAAAGGATCCAGATACTATCGGTCACAAAATACG GTACTCTATTGAAGACCCAAACTGTCCTGTACATGTGGATGCTGTACTAGGACTTCTGACTTTGGAGAGGGAACTGGACAGAGAGCAGGAATCCTCATACACATTCCATGTTACAGCACATGAGGATAACCTAAATG GGCTAAAGTCCAATGCAGTGGTTAAACTAAAGGTTCTTGACATTAATGACAATGCACCAGAACTAACTAATGGGAGCtatgtgtatgtttgtgagaGTGATACACCTGGAACA ATCATTGGGACTATTGGTGCCTATGACAAGGATGAACATCCAGGCAGGTTCCGTTTCCTTTTGACAAAAAAGAGCTCAAACTTTTCCCTTCTTGATAACAAAG ATAACACTGCCAGCATTGTGCTGAAGCATGGAGGTTTCAGTACAGAGGACTCAGTGGAACATGTCCTCGAAATCGAAATCTCTGATGGTGAAAAGAAGAGCAGTAACTTCCTCCCGATTAAAGTGTGCACATGTCAGTCGGGTCGACAGATGGAGTACTGTATGGCCTACGCCCAGACCGGAGTGAGCGTCAGCGCCCTTTTGGCCATTCTTCTCTGCATCGTCACCATCCTGG tcatcatcatcctcattgTGTTGCGGAGGCGATTTCAGAAAGAGGTTTTGGTCACCAAGTCGTCCGGCGAGATCCACGAGCAGCTAGTGAGATATGACGAGGAGGGGGGCGGAGAGATGGACACGAATGGTTATGACGTCTCCATCCTGACCTCCGCCTGTCACGACAGCAGCTTTCGGCCTGCCACGGGGCCTTCGCTTTATGCAATGGTGAAGAAACCCCCTGCTTGTAAGGGTGACATGGCCGTGATGATCGAGGTGAAGAAGGACGAAGCAGATCATGACCGTGACGGGATTCCCTACGATACTTTACACATCTACGGCTATGAGGGATCTGAATCCCTGGCCGGTTCCCTCAGCTCTTTGGGCTCATCCTCCAGTGGGTCCAATTTGGACTATGACTACGACTTCTTAAATGAGTGGGGACCTCGTTTCAGGACCCTGGCTCAGCTCTATGGAGTAGAAGGCTCTGATACCGATAGCTCCTACTGA